In Panicum virgatum strain AP13 chromosome 5K, P.virgatum_v5, whole genome shotgun sequence, the genomic window TGGCTCAACCCGCTCGAGCGCACCTTCCTGTGGGCCTGGGGCTGGAAGCCCGCGCTCGTGTTCCGCTTCGTggagagcgccggcggcggcgaaggcggcatgggccccgcgcagcgccgcgcgctcgaggagctccgcgccgccacggcggcagcggagcgggGGGTGGAccgcgaggtggcggccgcgcagGAGTCCCTGGCGGGCCCGCGCGTgctggcggcgctgcgccgccagGCCCCGCGGAAcgggagcggcgaggcggcggacgACGCCGTGGCCGCGGTCGGGCGCTCGCTGCGCGTGCTGCTGGGCGCGGCCGACGCGCTGCGGGAGCGCACGCTGCGCGGCGTCGTCGGCCTGCTCGCGCCGGACCAGGCGGGCGCGTTCCTGGCGGCCATGCTCAGGTTCCAcctcgccgtccgccgcgccggccgcgacTGG contains:
- the LOC120706698 gene encoding protein DOG1-like 4: MPPPQEQQQQQTHRPQGGGRRPRPPPAPPPPPMAYSDDMVAFYDAWVGREEQIAADLAAALALPPRPRRDALAPLVGAAVDHVAAYYEHKARLADRDVVAALDPRWLNPLERTFLWAWGWKPALVFRFVESAGGGEGGMGPAQRRALEELRAATAAAERGVDREVAAAQESLAGPRVLAALRRQAPRNGSGEAADDAVAAVGRSLRVLLGAADALRERTLRGVVGLLAPDQAGAFLAAMLRFHLAVRRAGRDWSPGHRGV